In Zingiber officinale cultivar Zhangliang chromosome 3B, Zo_v1.1, whole genome shotgun sequence, a single window of DNA contains:
- the LOC121967812 gene encoding uncharacterized protein LOC121967812 isoform X3: MDILHRRGKTMEAQVEALKATMLDLEAEAKFFNSTAEEAIEGIVEIREEYVEEPEKNSLSSDTVSDSLHSCKTENLQKLDEDEDEDEEYARIMARIEELERMEELENGNTSEDNTQENEDTVVRDGDGGSKAGDEDEDIEAGHSFSTLDHKYEVIEPKQKLKDPLQKASDQKVPSSFISRQTGNISKQELKEEAFSNSRMQFPVEAHSFSNKELSVGKEKTASSPFGAQSSVSKIEDSPHETTGQTLNIVSSGRKAFSGSIVERDLDPQPVQSSKNTNLPQSSAQSSTKPVSRFKMQKGNR; this comes from the exons ATGGATATTTTGCATAGGAGGGGCAAGACAATGGAAGCCCAGGTTGAGGCTTTGAAGGCCACGATGTTGGATCTTGAGGCCGAGGCTAAGTTCTTCAATTCCACAGCGGAAGAGGCTATT GAAGGGATTGTGGAAATAAGGGAGGAATATGTTGAAGAACCTGAGAAGAATTCTTTGAGTTCAGATA CTGTTTCAGATTCTTTACACTCCTGCAAGACAGAAAATCTGCAAAAgcttgatgaagatgaagatgaagatgaagaatatGCTCGAATTATGGCAAGGATAGAAGAACTAGAAAGGATGGAGGAGCTTGAAAATGGAAATACTTCAGAAGATAACACTCAGGAGAATGAGGATACTGTGGTTCGTGATGGAGATGGGGGTAGCAAAGCTGGAGATGAAGATGAGGACATTGAGGCTGGTCATAGTTTCTCGACATTAGATCATAAATATGAAGTTATTGAG CCAAAGCAAAAACTAAAAGATCCCTTACAGAAGGCTAGCGACCAAAAAGTTCCGAGTTCATTTATTTCTCGTCAGACCGGAAACATTTCAAAACAAGAACTAAAGGAGGAAGCATTT AGTAACTCGAGGATGCAATTTCCAGTTGAAG CTCATTCTTTTAGTAACAAAGAACTGTCTGTTGGCAAAGAGAAGACTGCATCATCTCCATTTGGTGCCCAGTCATCTGTTTCAAAGATTGAG GATTCTCCGCATGAGACTACAGGACAAACACTTAATATAGTCTCAAGTGGTCGCAAA GCATTTTCAGGCTCTATTGTTGAGCGTGATCTTGATCCTCAACCCGTACAGTCATCAAAAAATACCAATCTGCCACAG TCCTCTGCTCAGAGTTCCACAAAGCCAGTTTCAAGATTCAAGATGCAGAAAGGCAATCGTTAG
- the LOC121967812 gene encoding RNA polymerase II subunit 5-mediating protein homolog isoform X1, which produces MGDGVKGTVTPLGSLFSPEEARKAAQRVEGAVVQRSSELRRLQGFVSENSALISLVRSLPDELSHEIMVPFGGAAFFPGRLIHTNEFLVLLGDGYYAERTAKQTMDILHRRGKTMEAQVEALKATMLDLEAEAKFFNSTAEEAIEGIVEIREEYVEEPEKNSLSSDTVSDSLHSCKTENLQKLDEDEDEDEEYARIMARIEELERMEELENGNTSEDNTQENEDTVVRDGDGGSKAGDEDEDIEAGHSFSTLDHKYEVIEPKQKLKDPLQKASDQKVPSSFISRQTGNISKQELKEEAFSNSRMQFPVEAHSFSNKELSVGKEKTASSPFGAQSSVSKIEDSPHETTGQTLNIVSSGRKAFSGSIVERDLDPQPVQSSKNTNLPQSSAQSSTKPVSRFKMQKGNR; this is translated from the exons ATGGGCGACGGCGTAAAGGGAACGGTCACCCCCCTCGGATCCCTTTTCTCCCCCGAGGAGGCGCGGAAGGCCGCACAGCGGGTGGAGGGAGCTGTCGTCCAGCGCAGTAGCGAGCTCCGGCGTCTCCAGGGCTTCGTCTCCGAGAATTCCGCCCTTATATCCCTTGTTCGCTCCCTTCCCGATGAGCTCTCTCACGAAATCATG GTTCCTTTTGGAGGTGCGGCTTTCTTCCCTGGCCGCCTTATCCATACCAACGAGTTTCTG GTATTGTTAGGAGATGGATATTATGCAGAGAGGACTGCGAAGCAGACTATGGATATTTTGCATAGGAGGGGCAAGACAATGGAAGCCCAGGTTGAGGCTTTGAAGGCCACGATGTTGGATCTTGAGGCCGAGGCTAAGTTCTTCAATTCCACAGCGGAAGAGGCTATT GAAGGGATTGTGGAAATAAGGGAGGAATATGTTGAAGAACCTGAGAAGAATTCTTTGAGTTCAGATA CTGTTTCAGATTCTTTACACTCCTGCAAGACAGAAAATCTGCAAAAgcttgatgaagatgaagatgaagatgaagaatatGCTCGAATTATGGCAAGGATAGAAGAACTAGAAAGGATGGAGGAGCTTGAAAATGGAAATACTTCAGAAGATAACACTCAGGAGAATGAGGATACTGTGGTTCGTGATGGAGATGGGGGTAGCAAAGCTGGAGATGAAGATGAGGACATTGAGGCTGGTCATAGTTTCTCGACATTAGATCATAAATATGAAGTTATTGAG CCAAAGCAAAAACTAAAAGATCCCTTACAGAAGGCTAGCGACCAAAAAGTTCCGAGTTCATTTATTTCTCGTCAGACCGGAAACATTTCAAAACAAGAACTAAAGGAGGAAGCATTT AGTAACTCGAGGATGCAATTTCCAGTTGAAG CTCATTCTTTTAGTAACAAAGAACTGTCTGTTGGCAAAGAGAAGACTGCATCATCTCCATTTGGTGCCCAGTCATCTGTTTCAAAGATTGAG GATTCTCCGCATGAGACTACAGGACAAACACTTAATATAGTCTCAAGTGGTCGCAAA GCATTTTCAGGCTCTATTGTTGAGCGTGATCTTGATCCTCAACCCGTACAGTCATCAAAAAATACCAATCTGCCACAG TCCTCTGCTCAGAGTTCCACAAAGCCAGTTTCAAGATTCAAGATGCAGAAAGGCAATCGTTAG
- the LOC121967812 gene encoding unconventional prefoldin RPB5 interactor-like isoform X2, translated as MGDGVKGTVTPLGSLFSPEEARKAAQRVEGAVVQRSSELRRLQGFVSENSALISLVRSLPDELSHEIMVPFGGAAFFPGRLIHTNEFLVLLGDGYYAERTAKQTMDILHRRGKTMEAQVEALKATMLDLEAEAKFFNSTAEEAIEGIVEIREEYVEEPEKNSLSSDNSLHSCKTENLQKLDEDEDEDEEYARIMARIEELERMEELENGNTSEDNTQENEDTVVRDGDGGSKAGDEDEDIEAGHSFSTLDHKYEVIEPKQKLKDPLQKASDQKVPSSFISRQTGNISKQELKEEAFSNSRMQFPVEAHSFSNKELSVGKEKTASSPFGAQSSVSKIEDSPHETTGQTLNIVSSGRKAFSGSIVERDLDPQPVQSSKNTNLPQSSAQSSTKPVSRFKMQKGNR; from the exons ATGGGCGACGGCGTAAAGGGAACGGTCACCCCCCTCGGATCCCTTTTCTCCCCCGAGGAGGCGCGGAAGGCCGCACAGCGGGTGGAGGGAGCTGTCGTCCAGCGCAGTAGCGAGCTCCGGCGTCTCCAGGGCTTCGTCTCCGAGAATTCCGCCCTTATATCCCTTGTTCGCTCCCTTCCCGATGAGCTCTCTCACGAAATCATG GTTCCTTTTGGAGGTGCGGCTTTCTTCCCTGGCCGCCTTATCCATACCAACGAGTTTCTG GTATTGTTAGGAGATGGATATTATGCAGAGAGGACTGCGAAGCAGACTATGGATATTTTGCATAGGAGGGGCAAGACAATGGAAGCCCAGGTTGAGGCTTTGAAGGCCACGATGTTGGATCTTGAGGCCGAGGCTAAGTTCTTCAATTCCACAGCGGAAGAGGCTATT GAAGGGATTGTGGAAATAAGGGAGGAATATGTTGAAGAACCTGAGAAGAATTCTTTGAGTTCAGATA ATTCTTTACACTCCTGCAAGACAGAAAATCTGCAAAAgcttgatgaagatgaagatgaagatgaagaatatGCTCGAATTATGGCAAGGATAGAAGAACTAGAAAGGATGGAGGAGCTTGAAAATGGAAATACTTCAGAAGATAACACTCAGGAGAATGAGGATACTGTGGTTCGTGATGGAGATGGGGGTAGCAAAGCTGGAGATGAAGATGAGGACATTGAGGCTGGTCATAGTTTCTCGACATTAGATCATAAATATGAAGTTATTGAG CCAAAGCAAAAACTAAAAGATCCCTTACAGAAGGCTAGCGACCAAAAAGTTCCGAGTTCATTTATTTCTCGTCAGACCGGAAACATTTCAAAACAAGAACTAAAGGAGGAAGCATTT AGTAACTCGAGGATGCAATTTCCAGTTGAAG CTCATTCTTTTAGTAACAAAGAACTGTCTGTTGGCAAAGAGAAGACTGCATCATCTCCATTTGGTGCCCAGTCATCTGTTTCAAAGATTGAG GATTCTCCGCATGAGACTACAGGACAAACACTTAATATAGTCTCAAGTGGTCGCAAA GCATTTTCAGGCTCTATTGTTGAGCGTGATCTTGATCCTCAACCCGTACAGTCATCAAAAAATACCAATCTGCCACAG TCCTCTGCTCAGAGTTCCACAAAGCCAGTTTCAAGATTCAAGATGCAGAAAGGCAATCGTTAG